Proteins encoded within one genomic window of Triticum aestivum cultivar Chinese Spring chromosome 2D, IWGSC CS RefSeq v2.1, whole genome shotgun sequence:
- the LOC123054576 gene encoding pentatricopeptide repeat-containing protein At5g04780, mitochondrial, whose translation MFALHELLQLCAKRRSLLVGKSCHGLAIHFGMVTDTVTCNILINLYTKCGRNDCARHVFDAMITRSIVSWNTMIAGYTQSGEDVEALKLFQRMQREGRQLTKFTLSSTICACAAKYAINECKQLHAIAIKLALDSNSFVGTAILDVYAKCNMIKDACWVFEKMPDKTLVTWSSLFAGYVQNGLHEEALCLFRNAQREGVKLTEFTLSAIISACASLALKIEGTQLHAVIVKCGFHGNFFVAASLVDVYARCGQIENSYALFAYMEQKNVVIWNAMIAGFSRHARSWESMILFEKMHQLGIFPNEVTYLSMLSVCSHAGLVEEGRHYFNLLMSDRTVEPNVLHYSCMVDVLGRSGKTDEAWELLHKMPFEPTASMWGSLLGSCRNYNNSGLARIAAEQLFQLEPDNGGNHVLLSNVYAASGNWENVLMARKYLKDSGAKKEMGRSWIEAKGKIHVFVVGERKHPAITDIYNKLEEIYHDVRKFAHMTKIECDLHDVHDDQKEELLKHHSEKLALAFGLISLPPNIPIIIHKNLRICGDCHSFMKVVAHTTKRLFIVRDANRFHHFKDGSCSCGDFW comes from the coding sequence ATGTTTGCGCTCCATGAGCTTCTGCAACTATGTGCAAAGAGGAGGTCCCTCCTGGTTGGGAAAAGCTGCCATGGGCTAGCCATTCATTTTGGTATGGTAACAGATACTGTCACATGCAATATTCTAATTAACTTGTACACAAAATGTGGTCGGAATGATTGTGCTCGTCATGTTTTTGATGCAATGATTACCAGAAGCATAGTCTCATGGAATACCATGATTGCTGGATATACTCAGAGTGGAGAGGATGTAGAAGCGCTGAAGCTTTTTCAAAGGATGCAGCGAGAAGGGAGACAGCTGACTAAATTTACTTTATCCAGCACAATCTGTGCATGTGCTGCAAAATATGCTATCAATGAATGCAAGCAATTACACGCTATTGCAATCAAGCTTGCATTGGACTCAAACAGCTTTGTTGGGACAGCAATTCTAGATGTTTATGCAAAATGTAATATGATTAAGGATGCCTGCTGGGTTTTTGAGAAGATGCCTGATAAAACTTTAGTTACATGGAGTTCATTGTTCGCAGGATATGTGCAGAATGGCCTTCACGAAGAAGCATTATGTTTATTTCGGAATGCCCAAAGGGAAGGAGTAAAATTGACTGAATTCACTCTTTCTGCTATCATTAGCGCATGTGCAAGCTTAGCATTGAAAATTGAAGGGACACAACTGCATGCAGTTATTGTGAAATGTGGTTTTCATGGGAACTTCTTTGTGGCAGCATCTCTTGTGGATGTGTATGCAAGGTGTGGCCAGATTGAAAATTCTTATGCACTATTTGCTTATATGGAACAGAAGAATGTTGTCATATGGAATGCAATGATTGCTGGTTTTTCGAGGCATGCCCGTTCTTGGGAATCTATGATACTCTTTGAGAAAATGCACCAGTTAGGTATTTTTCCGAACGAAGTTACCTATCTCTCCATGTTGTCAGTGTGCAGTCATGCAGGTTTAGTTGAAGAGGGTCGTCACTACTTTAACCTACTAATGTCTGATCGGACTGTTGAACCTAATGTCCTTCACTATTCTTGCATGGTTGATGTTCTGGGTCGATCTGGGAAGACTGATGAGGCCTGGGAATTGCTTCACAAAATGCCATTTGAACCAACTGCTTCTATGTGGGGATCTTTGCTAGGGTCATGCAGGAATTACAACAATAGTGGCTTAGCCAGAATAGCTGCGGAACAGCTTTTCCAACTTGAGCCTGACAATGGAGGGAACCATGTTTTGCTCTCAAATGTATATGCTGCCAGCGGGAACTGGGAGAATGTTCTGATGGCAAGGAAATATTTGAAGGATAGTGGTGCGAAGAAAGAAATGGGCAGGAGTTGGATTGAAGCAAAGGGCAAAATTCATGTCTTCGTTGTTGGAGAGAGAAAGCACCCAGCAATCACTGATATCTACAATAAGTTGGAGGAAATTTATCATGATGTGAGAAAATTTGCTCACATGACCAAAATAGAATGTGATCTGCATGATGTTCATGACGACCAAAAAGAGGAGCTGCTTAAACACCATAGTGAGAAGTTAGCTCTTGCTTTTGGGTTAATCAGCTTGCCTCCTAATATACCAATTATAATACACAAGAACCTTAGGATATGTGGGGACTGTCATTCATTCATGAAGGTTGTAGCCCATACTACTAAGCGTCTATTCATTGTCAGAGATGCCAATAGATTTCACCATTTTAAGGATGGCTCATGTTCTTGTGGGGACTTTTGGTGA